GCGGGGCCTGGGAGGGTTCGCCGTGGGAGAACGGTTCGTCATGGAGGTCGACATGCTCTTGGCCAGCGGGCGCCGCTGAGGCCTTGCGAGCCGCCGCACCTCGTCCCCGAGCCGTCCGGCTGACTTCGTCGGATCTTCTTCCTGGTTCAATATATATCATAATATAAAATATATATGTAAAATATGTTATATACTCATGTGCGGTAACCACATTGATCTTAGCGATTCTCGCTAGGATACAGAGAGAGGAAAGCGCCATGACCACCATGATGCATTGGTCCCCCTTCACTCCGAAGTTCCGTCTCCATCACCACCACGTCGAGGACCTGTTCCCGCGGTTCTTCGACGGTGCCGCGGATGAGGCCGCTCCGCCTGCCGCGTCGTGGCTCCCCGCCGCGGAGGGACGGCTCGAGGACGGCACCTACGTCATCCAGTTCGACCTGCCGGGCGTGGATCCGAAGGAGGTCGAAGTGTCGGTGATGGACAACGTCCTCTCCGTCAAGGGCGAGCGGAAGGCCAATCACGACCCCACGGGCAAGGACTACTTCGTCCGCGAGGTCGCGTACGGCGCGTTCCAGCGGAGCGTGACCCTCCCCGAGGGTATCGACGCCGCCCACGTGGAGGCCAAGTACGCGAGCGGCATGCTCGAGGTGAGGGTCCCTGCCCCGCGAGCCGCGATGCCGAGGATGATCGAAGTCAAGGCCGCCTGATCGAGGGCGTTGGGGCCGTGCCGGTACCGACCGGCACGCGCCCCCGCGTGACCTCACCCGGAAGCACCGGTCACGCAAGCCCCAGGGTTTGCCAGTATCATCGGCGTCAACGTGTGGGGAAGCGTGAACGAGTTGACTGACAGGA
The sequence above is a segment of the Candidatus Methylomirabilota bacterium genome. Coding sequences within it:
- a CDS encoding Hsp20/alpha crystallin family protein, whose translation is MTTMMHWSPFTPKFRLHHHHVEDLFPRFFDGAADEAAPPAASWLPAAEGRLEDGTYVIQFDLPGVDPKEVEVSVMDNVLSVKGERKANHDPTGKDYFVREVAYGAFQRSVTLPEGIDAAHVEAKYASGMLEVRVPAPRAAMPRMIEVKAA